A window from Kovacikia minuta CCNUW1 encodes these proteins:
- a CDS encoding PAS domain-containing sensor histidine kinase — MAEKSLDRIGLKQLEDTLQQENNFVRTLSDACPMGIFSTNTAGCCTYLNSRCQLIWGCKLEDCLGKPWIQFVYPDDRPLVLENLAVCTHEQREVCYEFRCQISAENIQENIQENIQWVRVRSLPLTDEQENFAGYVSTIESIPNQQAEREQLVAQEQAARLQHHLSTIFETSPIGIGLLDHEQRFVAINEALAEINGLSCQQHLGHKISELFGNSDPDLVELFHKIYTTGELFISSQLRVNVPGRSDRCPGYYSVYYLPIQNRNGIVEEVLVYVVDVTERVRLEQGRNFLSEASRVLASSLDYQTTLEHVARLSAFKLGDWCIVHIVEEDGEILPLVTAHADPEKVAWAKELQQKYPLDLNMPRGTAFTLRTGQSDLLTEISDGLLVQSAQDLEHLQILRQAEFQSMMTVPLIIHQKILGVISFISTASGRRYDTADLSMAEELARRAAIAVDNARLYRTAQRDRVRAEAANRIKDEFLAVLSHELRTPLNPILGWTKLLRSRPFNPTTAEQALGTIERNAKLLAQLIEDLLDVSRILQGKLSLSVSPVNLVSVVEAALETVHLSAAAKAIEVKWEGAGNQDGEDAETGRQGDIERTAEGRGQRAESRSQEPISIPNFCQNSCPPLIVSGDAARLQQVVWNLLSNAIKFTPEGGQVEIKLEAVRTKNEDWEMQIRDRKSEVNSPFSVLNSQFSSYAQITVSDTGKGIHPGFLPHVFEYFRQEDSKITRSFSGLGLGLAIVRHLVELHGGTVFAESPGEGMGATFTVRLPLIKTQDRELLRQDSSPIPQPQPPPYPLLEYEF, encoded by the coding sequence ATGGCAGAGAAGTCACTCGATAGAATTGGGTTGAAGCAGCTCGAAGATACGTTGCAGCAGGAGAACAATTTTGTTCGTACCCTGAGTGACGCCTGCCCAATGGGTATATTTTCGACCAACACAGCAGGATGTTGTACGTATCTTAACTCACGCTGTCAGTTAATTTGGGGTTGCAAACTTGAGGACTGCCTGGGAAAACCCTGGATTCAATTTGTCTATCCTGATGATCGGCCATTGGTTTTAGAAAATTTAGCTGTTTGCACGCATGAACAGCGTGAGGTTTGTTATGAGTTTCGCTGTCAAATCTCAGCGGAAAATATTCAAGAAAATATTCAAGAAAATATTCAATGGGTTCGTGTGCGATCGCTCCCGCTTACAGATGAGCAGGAAAACTTTGCGGGCTATGTTAGCACAATTGAATCTATTCCCAATCAGCAAGCTGAACGAGAACAACTGGTAGCGCAAGAGCAAGCAGCACGGCTCCAACACCACTTGTCAACAATCTTTGAAACTTCTCCGATTGGAATTGGTTTACTGGATCACGAACAGCGCTTCGTTGCCATTAACGAAGCATTAGCAGAAATTAATGGGCTGAGTTGTCAACAACACTTAGGTCACAAGATTTCTGAGTTATTCGGAAATTCAGACCCCGATCTGGTCGAACTGTTTCACAAAATTTACACCACCGGAGAACTGTTCATTTCATCTCAGTTGCGGGTCAATGTGCCAGGTCGTAGCGATCGCTGCCCTGGCTACTACAGCGTCTATTATTTACCGATTCAAAATCGTAATGGCATCGTTGAGGAGGTGCTTGTTTATGTTGTCGATGTCACTGAGCGGGTACGTCTGGAGCAAGGGCGGAACTTTCTCTCAGAAGCCAGTAGGGTGCTTGCCTCATCGCTAGATTATCAAACAACCCTGGAGCATGTGGCACGGTTGTCTGCCTTCAAATTAGGAGATTGGTGCATCGTCCATATTGTCGAAGAGGATGGTGAGATCCTGCCCCTGGTCACAGCACACGCTGATCCAGAGAAAGTTGCGTGGGCAAAAGAATTACAGCAGAAGTATCCCCTCGATTTGAACATGCCCCGTGGCACCGCGTTTACGCTACGTACAGGACAATCTGACCTGTTGACCGAAATTTCCGATGGGTTGTTGGTACAGTCTGCCCAAGATTTAGAACACCTGCAAATTTTGCGTCAGGCAGAATTTCAGTCGATGATGACAGTACCGCTCATCATTCATCAAAAAATCCTGGGGGTAATTTCATTTATTTCCACAGCATCAGGGCGGCGGTACGATACAGCCGATCTGTCAATGGCAGAAGAATTGGCCCGACGGGCAGCGATCGCCGTTGACAATGCTCGCCTATACCGTACTGCCCAGCGCGATCGTGTCCGTGCAGAAGCTGCCAACCGAATTAAAGACGAATTTTTGGCGGTTCTCTCTCACGAATTGCGAACCCCACTCAACCCAATTCTGGGTTGGACAAAGCTGTTGCGATCTCGCCCGTTTAACCCTACAACTGCCGAGCAAGCCTTGGGGACGATCGAACGGAACGCCAAACTTCTCGCTCAGTTAATTGAAGATCTCCTTGACGTTTCCCGAATTTTGCAGGGCAAGCTAAGTTTAAGCGTATCGCCCGTCAATCTGGTAAGCGTCGTTGAAGCAGCATTAGAAACCGTCCATCTATCAGCAGCAGCCAAGGCGATAGAGGTGAAATGGGAGGGAGCCGGGAACCAGGACGGGGAGGACGCGGAGACGGGGAGACAGGGAGACATAGAGAGAACGGCAGAAGGCAGAGGGCAGAGGGCAGAGAGCAGAAGCCAGGAGCCAATTTCCATTCCCAATTTTTGTCAAAATTCTTGCCCACCGCTGATTGTTTCAGGAGACGCAGCCCGACTTCAACAGGTGGTCTGGAATCTGTTGTCGAACGCAATTAAGTTCACGCCAGAAGGTGGCCAGGTGGAAATCAAGTTGGAAGCGGTCAGAACAAAGAATGAAGATTGGGAAATGCAAATTCGGGACCGCAAAAGTGAAGTCAATTCCCCATTCTCGGTTCTCAATTCTCAATTTTCTTCCTATGCACAAATTACTGTCAGCGATACAGGTAAAGGAATTCACCCCGGTTTTTTACCCCATGTTTTTGAATACTTCCGACAGGAGGACAGCAAAATTACGCGAAGTTTTAGCGGCTTAGGGTTAGGGCTGGCGATCGTGCGTCATCTTGTGGAGTTGCATGGGGGAACGGTTTTTGCAGAGAGTCCTGGAGAAGGGATGGGGGCAACCTTTACCGTCCGATTACCACTGATTAAAACTCAGGATCGAGAATTACTCCGCCAGGATTCATCCCCTATTCCCCAGCCCCAGCCCCCACCCTACCCCTTACTGGAGTACGAATTCTAA
- a CDS encoding 16S rRNA (cytosine(967)-C(5))-methyltransferase, giving the protein MTQDPRQLAFFALRSIHRGAFADVAVDKILSQSDLSGSDRRLLTELVYGSVRRQRTLDALINQFAKKRAEQQPPNLRTILHLGLYQLHYLDQVPASAAVNTTVDLAKQNGFAGLAGFVNGVLRQTVRETEARGQNPGTRNQEPGTRNQEEIQNSYTPHPTPPLPTPSSSPIPHPPSLTERLGILHSFPDWMINVWLEQLGQEETERLCEWMNQTPHIDLRVNQLRSSVETVEAAMQAAGIKIRQVPHLPHALRLQEHVGSIQNLPGFQPGWWMVQDSSAQLVGYLVNPQPGEVVVDACAAPGGKTMHLAELMQDQGTVWACDRTPSRLKKLQQNADRLGLRSVKICPGDSRNLPQFIGQCDRVLVDAPCSGLGTLHRHADARWRQTPDSVKELATLQTELLKQTAEWLKPGGILVYATCTLHPTENEIVIQTFLNQHCTWQIEPPAPNSPPAAFASPEGWIKVWPHQHGMDGFFMVRLKKS; this is encoded by the coding sequence GTGACCCAAGATCCTCGCCAACTTGCTTTTTTTGCCCTTCGTTCTATCCATCGGGGTGCCTTTGCCGATGTTGCAGTCGATAAAATTTTGAGCCAATCCGATTTGAGTGGGAGCGATCGACGCCTCCTCACAGAGCTTGTTTATGGCAGCGTCAGAAGACAACGAACCCTGGATGCACTGATCAATCAATTCGCGAAGAAAAGAGCTGAGCAACAACCGCCAAACTTGCGAACAATTCTGCATCTGGGGCTTTACCAGTTGCACTATCTTGATCAGGTTCCAGCTTCCGCAGCCGTCAACACAACGGTTGATCTGGCAAAACAGAACGGGTTTGCGGGCTTAGCAGGGTTCGTGAATGGAGTGTTGCGGCAGACTGTGAGAGAGACAGAAGCCAGAGGCCAGAATCCAGGAACCAGGAACCAGGAACCAGGAACCAGGAACCAGGAGGAAATTCAAAATTCCTACACCCCACACCCCACACCCCCTCTCCCTACCCCCTCTTCATCCCCCATCCCCCATCCCCCATCCCTTACAGAACGGCTTGGCATTCTCCACAGCTTTCCTGATTGGATGATCAACGTCTGGTTGGAACAGCTTGGCCAGGAGGAGACAGAAAGGCTGTGCGAGTGGATGAACCAGACACCTCATATTGATCTGAGAGTGAATCAATTGCGATCGTCCGTTGAAACAGTAGAAGCGGCAATGCAGGCAGCGGGAATTAAAATCCGTCAAGTTCCCCATTTACCCCACGCTTTAAGACTTCAGGAGCACGTCGGTTCGATTCAAAATTTGCCGGGATTTCAGCCAGGTTGGTGGATGGTTCAGGATAGCAGCGCCCAACTGGTGGGTTATCTGGTCAATCCCCAACCGGGTGAAGTGGTAGTGGATGCCTGTGCTGCTCCGGGTGGGAAAACCATGCACCTAGCAGAGTTAATGCAGGATCAGGGCACGGTTTGGGCGTGCGATCGCACCCCATCCCGGTTAAAAAAGCTGCAACAAAACGCAGATCGACTGGGGTTGCGGTCAGTCAAAATTTGTCCAGGAGATAGCCGCAATTTACCCCAGTTTATCGGACAGTGCGATCGGGTTCTGGTTGATGCGCCTTGCTCTGGGTTAGGAACTCTGCATCGCCATGCTGATGCTCGGTGGCGACAGACCCCCGACTCGGTTAAAGAACTCGCCACCCTCCAAACAGAACTCCTGAAACAGACCGCTGAATGGCTAAAACCTGGAGGTATTCTGGTTTATGCCACCTGCACCCTCCATCCCACCGAAAACGAAATCGTGATTCAAACGTTTCTCAACCAACATTGCACCTGGCAAATTGAACCACCAGCACCAAACTCTCCCCCAGCCGCCTTTGCCAGCCCAGAGGGTTGGATCAAAGTTTGGCCCCATCAACACGGCATGGATGGATTTTTCATGGTCAGGCTAAAGAAGAGTTAA
- a CDS encoding transglycosylase domain-containing protein, translating into MGSDELNGSSSNRHAPRSAPLSRRGRNGHTKNGKSLFNVPRSPFRDAPETDLPDLETSLPQEDRQRRKPWHRRRAFWLALVVVGGGGLLAWGYSELERSLPDTGAISKFVREGTLTIKAADGTTLQQLGPATRDKLLFAQIPPLFVQAFVASEDHRFFQHRGVDYQSIVRAVANNLVARDVVEGGSTITQQLARIVYLNQDRNLGRKVQEAFLAQKIEREMDKQQILEKYLNLVYLGSGAYGVADAAWVYFSKSVNQLTLAEMATIAGLPPAPSDYSPLVNLPMAQKRRNIVLDRMQEAGYITAAEAEQARSQPLVIKPSAPKKLYSDTPYFTSYIQQQLPKLISKEQLEAGGLTVETTLNPFWQRAAQNAIKNAVKNIGPYEGFSQAALVAIDPRTGEVRAMVGGTDFSSSQFNRATQAQRQPGSSFKPILYTTAIATGMSPYSSYLNAPITVDGYKPENFDKKYTGWMTLRQALTNSINTISVRLIIDTGFDPVIKMAREMGIKSTLLPTYSLALGASEVNLLELTNAYGTLAARGLYTEAHGIRRIVNSKGEVLFSADFKSRRAIDKGTVAIISWMMESVVSSGTGQAAQIGRPVAGKTGTSENARDLWFIGFIPQIVAGVWLGNDDNSPTWSASSTAALVWHDFMTTAAKGMPVQPFMDLPNLDTRKGSIKAKPVQPNRMYNGGTSSPDSSSSSDSYSGGGYSRPAEQSGGRSEPSPESSNDSPAPPPEAAPSEAPPLLQSQKPPTPRKHRPSRTAACGASPSPNDLWGT; encoded by the coding sequence TTGGGATCTGATGAACTGAACGGCAGTTCTTCTAACCGTCATGCCCCTCGCTCGGCACCCCTTTCGCGTCGGGGCAGAAATGGTCATACCAAAAACGGTAAGTCTCTTTTCAACGTGCCACGATCGCCATTTCGGGATGCCCCAGAGACCGATTTGCCGGATTTAGAGACTTCCTTACCCCAGGAGGATCGCCAGCGACGAAAACCCTGGCATCGTCGTCGCGCCTTCTGGCTTGCCCTGGTTGTAGTTGGCGGAGGTGGCTTGTTAGCCTGGGGATACTCAGAACTGGAACGCAGCTTACCTGACACCGGCGCGATTTCTAAGTTCGTTCGGGAAGGAACCCTAACGATTAAAGCAGCTGATGGTACGACGCTGCAACAACTTGGTCCCGCCACCCGCGATAAGTTGCTCTTTGCCCAAATTCCTCCCCTGTTTGTTCAGGCGTTCGTTGCTTCTGAGGATCACCGATTTTTTCAGCATCGTGGGGTAGATTATCAGTCGATCGTGCGGGCAGTTGCCAACAATTTGGTTGCCAGGGATGTGGTCGAGGGCGGCAGTACCATTACTCAGCAGCTTGCCCGGATTGTGTATTTGAATCAGGACCGCAATCTGGGACGAAAGGTTCAGGAAGCATTCCTGGCCCAAAAGATTGAGCGCGAGATGGACAAGCAGCAGATATTGGAAAAATATCTGAATCTGGTTTATCTCGGTTCTGGTGCTTATGGGGTGGCAGATGCTGCCTGGGTTTATTTCAGCAAATCTGTTAATCAGTTGACCCTGGCTGAAATGGCAACCATTGCGGGTTTGCCTCCCGCTCCCAGCGATTACTCACCGCTTGTAAATTTGCCCATGGCTCAGAAGCGGCGCAATATCGTTTTAGACCGAATGCAGGAAGCGGGCTACATTACAGCCGCAGAAGCTGAACAAGCCCGTTCCCAGCCATTGGTCATTAAGCCCAGTGCGCCCAAAAAGCTTTACAGTGATACGCCTTATTTCACTTCCTACATTCAGCAACAGTTGCCCAAACTGATCTCGAAAGAGCAGTTAGAGGCAGGCGGGCTAACCGTTGAAACAACGCTCAACCCTTTCTGGCAAAGGGCTGCCCAAAACGCGATCAAAAATGCGGTGAAAAACATCGGTCCCTACGAGGGGTTTTCGCAGGCAGCGCTGGTCGCGATCGATCCTCGTACCGGTGAAGTTCGGGCAATGGTCGGGGGAACCGATTTTAGCAGTAGCCAGTTTAACCGGGCAACTCAGGCTCAGCGGCAACCCGGTTCTTCGTTTAAGCCAATTCTCTACACCACGGCGATCGCGACTGGGATGTCCCCCTACTCCTCCTACCTGAATGCTCCGATCACCGTTGATGGGTACAAACCAGAAAATTTCGACAAAAAATATACGGGTTGGATGACCCTGCGGCAAGCCCTGACCAATTCCATCAATACGATTTCCGTTCGCCTGATCATTGACACGGGCTTTGATCCGGTGATCAAAATGGCGCGGGAGATGGGGATCAAATCAACTTTGCTGCCAACCTATTCCCTCGCCTTGGGCGCATCTGAGGTTAACCTGCTGGAATTGACGAATGCCTATGGTACCCTTGCAGCCAGGGGGCTGTATACGGAAGCGCATGGAATTCGTCGGATTGTCAATAGTAAGGGTGAGGTTCTTTTTAGTGCAGATTTCAAATCCAGGCGGGCGATCGACAAGGGAACGGTTGCCATCATTAGCTGGATGATGGAAAGCGTAGTAAGTAGTGGGACAGGTCAGGCTGCCCAGATTGGCAGACCAGTTGCGGGAAAAACAGGTACCTCCGAAAATGCCCGTGACCTATGGTTTATCGGCTTCATTCCCCAGATTGTGGCAGGAGTGTGGCTAGGAAATGACGACAACAGCCCAACCTGGAGCGCCAGCAGTACCGCAGCCCTGGTATGGCATGACTTTATGACAACGGCAGCGAAGGGAATGCCTGTGCAACCCTTTATGGATTTGCCAAATCTGGATACTCGCAAGGGGAGTATTAAAGCGAAACCAGTCCAGCCAAATCGGATGTACAACGGGGGAACCTCCAGTCCTGATAGTTCTTCTTCATCGGATAGCTACTCTGGCGGAGGTTATTCAAGACCTGCGGAACAGTCAGGTGGGCGTTCTGAACCAAGCCCTGAATCATCGAATGATTCCCCTGCTCCACCTCCCGAAGCAGCCCCTTCCGAAGCGCCCCCGCTGCTCCAGAGTCAGAAGCCCCCCACCCCCCGAAAACACCGCCCCTCCCGAACTGCCGCCTGCGGAGCCAGCCCCTCCCCCAACGACCTCTGGGGCACCTGA
- the hisF gene encoding imidazole glycerol phosphate synthase subunit HisF, translated as MLAKRILPCLDVKAGRVVKGVNFVDLKDAGDPVELAQVYNQAGADELVFLDITATHEDRNIIFDVVYRTAEQVFIPLTVGGGIQNLETIKQLLRAGADKISINSAAVRDPGLVDRASERFGNQCIVVAIDARRRIDLSNPGWDVYVRGGRENTGLDAIAWAREVENRGAGELLVTSMDADGTQAGYDLELTRTIAEQVEIPVIASGGAGNCEHIHIALTEGRAEAALLASLLHYGQLTISQIKSYLSAHQVPVRRL; from the coding sequence ATGCTGGCGAAACGGATTCTGCCCTGTTTGGATGTCAAAGCAGGTCGGGTGGTAAAAGGAGTCAATTTTGTTGACCTGAAGGATGCAGGAGACCCGGTAGAGCTGGCTCAGGTTTACAACCAAGCTGGAGCGGATGAGCTGGTTTTTCTAGATATCACAGCGACCCACGAAGACCGAAACATTATTTTTGATGTGGTCTATCGCACGGCTGAGCAGGTTTTTATCCCCCTCACGGTTGGCGGAGGCATTCAGAACTTAGAAACAATTAAACAATTGTTAAGAGCCGGGGCGGATAAGATCAGCATTAATTCGGCGGCAGTGCGCGATCCGGGGCTGGTTGACCGGGCGAGTGAACGATTTGGCAATCAGTGCATTGTGGTGGCGATCGATGCCCGTCGTCGTATCGATCTCAGCAATCCTGGGTGGGATGTGTACGTCCGGGGCGGACGGGAAAATACAGGACTGGACGCGATCGCCTGGGCGCGGGAGGTTGAAAACCGGGGAGCTGGAGAGTTACTTGTAACCAGCATGGACGCAGATGGAACCCAGGCTGGCTACGATTTGGAACTGACCCGCACGATCGCCGAACAGGTAGAAATCCCCGTGATTGCCTCTGGTGGAGCGGGCAACTGTGAACACATCCACATCGCGCTAACCGAAGGAAGAGCAGAAGCAGCCTTGCTCGCCTCCTTGCTTCATTACGGACAGTTAACAATTTCTCAAATAAAGTCCTACCTATCGGCACATCAAGTCCCCGTGCGCCGCCTATAA
- the chlG gene encoding chlorophyll synthase ChlG: MKPITWIPLMWGVICGAVSSGGFVWRWENVLIAAACMLMSGPLLAGYTQTLNEFYDREVDAINEPYRPIPSGAIPLPKVIAQIWVLLIAGILVAYGLDRWAGHEFPILTALAIGGSLVSYVYSAPPLKLKQNNGWLSSYALGASYIALPWWAGHALFGTLNWTIVTLTLIYSLAGLGIAIVNDFKSVEGDRQLGLQSLPVMFGVTAAAWICVLMIDIFQAGIAAYLITIRENLYASILLLLVIPQITFQDMYFLRDPLKNDVKYQASAQPFLVLGMLVVALALGHAGI; this comes from the coding sequence ATGAAGCCGATTACCTGGATTCCCTTAATGTGGGGGGTAATCTGTGGAGCGGTATCTTCGGGAGGGTTTGTTTGGCGTTGGGAAAATGTGCTGATTGCGGCAGCCTGTATGTTGATGTCGGGGCCGCTACTGGCAGGTTATACCCAAACTTTGAACGAATTTTACGATCGCGAGGTGGATGCAATTAACGAACCCTATCGTCCAATTCCCTCTGGCGCAATTCCTCTACCGAAAGTGATTGCCCAAATCTGGGTGTTGCTAATTGCTGGAATTTTGGTGGCGTATGGGCTGGATCGATGGGCAGGGCATGAATTTCCAATTCTGACTGCCCTGGCGATCGGGGGTTCCCTGGTATCTTACGTTTATTCAGCTCCTCCCCTAAAGCTGAAACAAAATAATGGTTGGTTAAGCAGTTATGCCCTGGGTGCCAGCTACATTGCCCTACCCTGGTGGGCGGGGCATGCCCTATTTGGCACTCTGAACTGGACGATCGTCACCCTTACCCTGATTTATAGTCTGGCGGGGTTGGGAATTGCGATTGTGAATGACTTTAAAAGTGTGGAGGGCGATCGTCAGCTTGGCTTGCAATCTCTCCCGGTTATGTTTGGGGTAACCGCAGCTGCCTGGATTTGTGTGTTGATGATTGATATTTTTCAGGCTGGGATTGCTGCCTACTTGATTACAATTCGGGAGAACCTGTATGCTTCAATCTTATTACTGTTAGTGATCCCCCAGATTACTTTTCAGGATATGTATTTTCTCCGCGATCCGCTAAAGAACGATGTTAAGTATCAGGCAAGTGCCCAACCTTTCCTGGTTTTAGGGATGTTAGTCGTTGCCCTTGCTCTAGGTCATGCCGGGATCTAG
- a CDS encoding Get3/ArsA fold putative tail anchor-mediating ATPase NosAFP, with protein MAQILTFLGKGGVGRTTIAIAAARRFANRGKRVLLAIQEAGPAPGLILGIVPGAEPQELIPNLKVVQLQATVLLERSWEEVKKLEAQYLRTPFFKEVFGQELGVLPGMDSALVLNAIREYDASGQYDVIVFDGVGDQATLRMLGMPEIASWYFRRFRKVFADSDLGKALSPFIQPISSAVLNVSWTEDIFNQPMAQQANNQLEQGKQAIADPNRVAAYLITTEDAGAIATAKYLWGAAQQVGLTVGGVIVNRATGDGAESEEFEPLPISRIPIQSINDWQPLIDALPDFDQASQAPRPIAVNVAERKVSLFLPGFDKKQVKLTQYGPEITVEAGDQRHNISLPSELSGKPVTGAKFQDSFLIISF; from the coding sequence ATGGCTCAAATTCTGACATTTCTCGGTAAGGGAGGAGTCGGCAGGACAACGATCGCGATCGCGGCTGCCCGGCGATTTGCGAATCGTGGCAAGCGAGTGCTGCTGGCAATTCAGGAAGCTGGACCTGCACCCGGTTTAATCCTGGGGATCGTCCCAGGGGCTGAACCGCAGGAACTGATTCCAAACTTGAAGGTGGTGCAGTTGCAAGCAACGGTACTGCTAGAACGAAGCTGGGAAGAAGTGAAAAAATTGGAAGCCCAGTACCTTCGCACGCCTTTCTTTAAAGAGGTGTTCGGTCAGGAATTGGGCGTCCTGCCGGGAATGGATAGTGCCCTGGTATTAAATGCCATTCGGGAATACGATGCCAGCGGTCAATACGATGTGATTGTGTTTGATGGCGTGGGCGATCAGGCGACCCTGCGAATGTTAGGAATGCCGGAAATTGCCAGTTGGTATTTTCGGCGTTTCCGTAAGGTGTTTGCTGATTCCGACCTGGGTAAAGCTTTGTCGCCTTTTATCCAGCCCATTTCCAGTGCGGTACTGAATGTAAGCTGGACAGAGGATATTTTCAATCAGCCTATGGCGCAGCAGGCAAATAACCAGTTGGAACAGGGCAAGCAGGCGATCGCCGATCCCAATCGGGTTGCTGCCTATCTCATTACGACAGAGGATGCGGGGGCAATTGCCACTGCCAAGTATCTTTGGGGCGCAGCGCAACAGGTGGGGCTGACCGTGGGCGGGGTGATTGTCAACCGGGCAACGGGGGATGGGGCAGAAAGTGAGGAATTTGAGCCGCTGCCCATCAGTCGCATCCCGATTCAGTCCATCAACGATTGGCAACCCCTGATTGACGCCCTACCTGACTTTGACCAGGCATCCCAGGCTCCCCGGCCGATCGCGGTTAATGTGGCAGAGCGGAAGGTCAGCCTGTTTCTTCCTGGTTTCGACAAGAAGCAGGTCAAGCTGACCCAATACGGACCTGAGATCACTGTGGAAGCAGGCGACCAACGCCATAATATTTCCCTGCCGTCAGAATTAAGTGGCAAGCCCGTGACAGGTGCCAAATTCCAGGATAGTTTTCTGATCATTTCCTTCTAA
- a CDS encoding response regulator, whose product MGELLTFVLQQAGARVAVATSAGEALTILKGTKPDILLTDIAMPEIDGYMLLRQIRALAPEQCGQIPAIAITAYAGELNQRQILAAGFQRYIPKPIDLDNLIREIAQVLAEQ is encoded by the coding sequence ATGGGAGAGCTTTTAACCTTTGTACTGCAACAGGCGGGTGCCAGGGTTGCCGTTGCTACGTCTGCTGGTGAAGCCCTAACAATCCTGAAAGGAACAAAGCCTGACATTCTTCTGACAGACATTGCCATGCCTGAAATAGATGGGTATATGCTGCTTCGGCAAATTCGAGCACTGGCACCAGAACAATGCGGGCAAATTCCGGCGATCGCCATTACTGCCTATGCAGGAGAACTCAACCAACGACAGATTTTGGCAGCCGGGTTTCAGCGTTACATCCCTAAACCCATCGATTTAGACAATTTGATCCGAGAAATTGCACAGGTTCTCGCGGAACAGTAA
- a CDS encoding DUF4278 domain-containing protein, translating to MIGTRWLVDQNPLHSLPQEVGELQPPTSSVGQTNQPSQQPSQETSLSYRGVAYNQSKATEAIATDRKEELTGKYRGGVWKKSPDAAEPSPETGKTEISGKYRGCTWKSPN from the coding sequence TTGATTGGGACACGCTGGTTGGTCGATCAGAACCCACTTCACTCTCTGCCCCAGGAAGTTGGAGAGTTGCAGCCCCCAACCTCCTCAGTTGGACAAACAAATCAGCCCTCTCAGCAGCCCTCCCAAGAGACCTCTCTCAGTTACCGGGGAGTTGCTTACAACCAATCCAAAGCAACAGAAGCGATCGCAACCGATCGCAAAGAAGAGCTTACGGGCAAATATCGGGGGGGAGTTTGGAAGAAATCCCCTGATGCGGCTGAACCCAGTCCCGAAACCGGAAAAACCGAGATCTCTGGTAAATATCGGGGATGTACCTGGAAATCGCCCAACTGA
- a CDS encoding tellurite resistance TerB family protein → MTTDPKVKTLVKILIGTAWIDGQIQQEEREYLHRVAKEKGVANEADIQPLLYEFRPVKPEECYGWVNEYLGEHPTSENCQKLIEAISGLIYSDGTVANEEAKLLTNLQHLDPTSESSESASSSVLKAIRDVYRRWLSTLN, encoded by the coding sequence ATGACAACAGATCCCAAGGTCAAAACGCTCGTCAAAATCCTGATTGGAACCGCCTGGATTGATGGTCAAATCCAGCAAGAGGAGCGGGAATATTTACATCGGGTTGCAAAAGAAAAAGGCGTTGCCAACGAAGCGGATATTCAACCCCTACTCTATGAGTTCAGGCCCGTAAAGCCTGAAGAGTGTTACGGGTGGGTCAATGAATATTTGGGCGAACATCCCACTTCTGAGAATTGCCAGAAGTTGATTGAGGCAATCAGTGGGTTGATTTACAGTGACGGTACGGTTGCCAATGAGGAAGCCAAGTTGTTGACCAACTTGCAACACCTTGATCCCACTAGCGAATCCTCGGAATCGGCCAGTAGCTCTGTCCTAAAAGCAATCCGCGATGTTTATCGGCGCTGGCTTTCAACCCTGAACTAA
- the psb35 gene encoding photosystem II assembly protein Psb35: protein MSYLMTVSADVGSHFPVAFTAVYIIGFIAAVTIGSIAWYNSKRPPGWEDKQRPDVVPEVKKEESPGI, encoded by the coding sequence ATGAGTTATCTAATGACGGTTTCGGCAGATGTGGGATCTCATTTCCCAGTCGCTTTTACAGCTGTTTATATTATTGGATTTATTGCAGCCGTCACTATTGGTTCGATCGCCTGGTACAACTCTAAGCGCCCACCCGGTTGGGAGGATAAGCAGCGCCCTGATGTTGTACCCGAAGTGAAGAAGGAAGAGTCCCCCGGAATTTAA
- the petP gene encoding cytochrome b6f subunit PetP, with translation MVYSPGVEMEVGQPVRIRRLRDRVPEDVVKRLGQVGVIRDFKMTDGSGVGLLVQFDDKGSTWFFEDEVELVR, from the coding sequence TTGGTTTATAGTCCTGGAGTTGAAATGGAAGTCGGTCAGCCAGTTCGTATCCGTCGGTTGCGAGATCGCGTTCCTGAGGATGTGGTCAAGCGGTTAGGTCAAGTTGGTGTCATTCGAGATTTTAAGATGACGGATGGTAGTGGCGTTGGGCTACTGGTTCAATTTGATGACAAAGGTTCTACCTGGTTCTTTGAGGATGAGGTGGAGTTGGTGCGGTAG